One Triticum urartu cultivar G1812 unplaced genomic scaffold, Tu2.1 TuUngrouped_contig_4247, whole genome shotgun sequence genomic window carries:
- the LOC125527552 gene encoding lipoamide acyltransferase component of branched-chain alpha-keto acid dehydrogenase complex, mitochondrial has product MIVNGSQVVPHDSLASSPDIPLGVDTSASPLSEGNAPRGSLSTPAVRHLVKQYGLNIDDIKGTGRDGRVLKEDVLNYAASKGLLQEPPSALEENVGQVELPEGGKSLLDSHFYEDKRIPLRGYQRAMVKSMSLAAKVPHFHYLEEINCDALVQLKASFQKENKDHDVKHTFLPFLIKSLSVALSKYPLLNSSFIEETNEVTLKGFHNIGVAMATEQGLVVPSIKKVQSLSILEITKELSRLHEMALQNRLSTNDITGGTITLSNIGAIGGKFGSPVLNLPEVAIIALGRIQKLPRFDDEENVYPSSIINVTVGADHRVVDGATVARFCNEWKSLVEKPELLLLHMR; this is encoded by the exons ATGATTGTCAACGGCAGTCAAGTTGTACCTCATGATAGCCTAGCTTCATCCCCTGACATTCCACTTGGAGTGGATACTTCTGCAAGTCCTTTAAGTGAAGGCAATGCTCCTCGTGGGTCTCTCTCCACGCCAGCCGTCAGGCATCTAGTGAAGCAGTATGGGCTCAACATCGATGATATTAAGGGTACAGGAAGAGATGGTAGAGTGTTGAAAGAGGATGTTCTGAATTACGCTGCTAGCAAGGGTCTTCTCCAGGAGCCGCCGTCAGCTTTGGAAGAGAATGTTGGTCAAGTTGAGTTACCGGAGGGAGGAAAATCACTACTTGATTCACATTTTTATGAAGATAAGAGAATTCCTCTCAG GGGATACCAGAGAGCAATGGTGAAATCAATGAGCCTGGCTGCAAAAGTACCACATTTTCATTATCTGGAGGAAATAAACTGTGATGCTCTTGTACAACTTAAGGCATCATTTCAGAAGGAGAATAAAGATCATGATGTGAAGCACACCTTCCTTCCATTCCTCATAAAATCTCTTTCTGTGGCACTGAGTAAATATCCATTGTTAAACAGCTCTTTCATTGAAGAAACAAATGAAGTTACTCTCAAAG GATTCCATAACATCGGAGTAGCTATGGCTACAGAACAGGGATTAGTGGTGCCAAGCATCAAGAAAGTCCAGTCACTTTCTATATTGGAG ATCACAAAGGAATTGTCAAGATTACATGAGATGGCACTGCAAAACAGACTAAGCACCAACGATATCACTGGTGGAACCATAACACTGAGCAACATAGGCGCCATCGGTGGCAAGTTTGGCTCTCCTGTTCTCAACCTGCCTGAAGTTGCGATCATTGCGCTCGGCCGCATTCAGAAGCTCCCTCGCTTTGATGATGAAGAAAACGTTTACCCGTCCTCGATAATCAAT GTGACCGTTGGAGCCGACCATAGAGTCGTCGACGGTGCCACAGTTGCAAGGTTTTGCAACGAGTGGAAAAGCCTGGTCGAAAAGCCAGAGCTGCTCCTGCTGCACATGCGATGA